From the genome of bacterium:
CGGCGCGCTCGCGCCGCTGGGCGCTCGAGGCCGCGCGCGCCATGACCGGCTTCGCGACGTCGGTCATCGGGTGCAAGGTGGAGGCCGGGATCGAGCGGGAGCTCGATGCGGACGCCACGCCGGACGGCCGCGAGGGCGTCAGCGTCCTGCTCTTCGCGTTCGATGCGGAGGGCGTGGCCAAGCGCATGGTCGAGCGGATCGGGCAGACGGTGCTCACCTGCCCGACCACCGCGTGCTTCGACGGGCTGCCCGAGGCGGAGGAGCGGATCCAGGTCGGCGGCGTGCTGCGCCACTTCGGGGACCGGCACCAGTCCAGCAAGGTGCT
Proteins encoded in this window:
- a CDS encoding formylmethanofuran--tetrahydromethanopterin N-formyltransferase (catalyzes the transfer of a formyl group from formylmethanofuran to tetrahydromethanopterin tetrahydromethanopterin), whose protein sequence is MEINGVEIRDTFAEAFRMWASRAVITARSRRWALEAARAMTGFATSVIGCKVEAGIERELDADATPDGREGVSVLLFAFDAEGVAKRMVERIGQTVLTCPTTACFDGLPEAEERIQVGGVLRHFGDRHQSSKVL